Proteins encoded within one genomic window of Pseudomonas cannabina:
- the ribD gene encoding bifunctional diaminohydroxyphosphoribosylaminopyrimidine deaminase/5-amino-6-(5-phosphoribosylamino)uracil reductase RibD yields the protein MSALLTEQAALDVHYMARALELARKGLYSTHPNPRVGCVIVRDGQIVGEGWHARAGEPHAEVHALRQAGELARGATAYVTLEPCSHQGRTPPCADALVDAGLARVVAAMQDPNPDVSGRGLLRLMNAGIGVQCGVLESEARALNKGFLKRMETGRPYVRVKLAMSLDGRTAMASGESQWITGPEARSAVQRLRAQSSVVLTGADTVLADNARLTVRPDELGLNAEMSALAATCPPLRVLIDGRLRVPLDAPFFQAGSALVVTCAAASARGRYQEEGHEMLALADSAGHVDLRKLMGELANRGVNEVLVEAGPRLAGAFARLGLVDEFQIFIAGKFLGSSARPLLDLPLAQMSEALELQIVEMRAVGNDWRVIALPVSAPGV from the coding sequence ATGAGTGCATTGTTGACTGAGCAGGCTGCCCTCGACGTTCATTACATGGCGCGTGCGCTGGAACTGGCGCGCAAAGGTCTGTATTCCACGCACCCCAACCCGCGAGTCGGCTGCGTCATCGTGCGTGATGGCCAGATCGTCGGCGAGGGCTGGCATGCGCGAGCAGGCGAGCCCCATGCTGAAGTGCATGCCTTGCGTCAGGCAGGAGAGCTGGCCAGAGGCGCGACCGCCTACGTCACGCTTGAGCCGTGCAGCCATCAGGGGCGTACGCCGCCCTGTGCCGATGCGCTGGTGGATGCCGGGCTGGCGCGCGTGGTTGCCGCGATGCAGGACCCCAATCCGGACGTTTCCGGTCGCGGCCTGCTGCGCCTGATGAATGCCGGCATCGGCGTTCAGTGCGGCGTGCTGGAAAGCGAAGCGCGGGCGCTGAACAAAGGCTTTCTCAAGCGCATGGAGACCGGTCGGCCCTATGTCCGGGTCAAACTTGCCATGAGTCTGGATGGTCGAACGGCCATGGCCAGCGGTGAAAGCCAGTGGATCACCGGCCCCGAAGCACGCTCTGCGGTGCAACGTCTGCGCGCGCAGTCAAGCGTGGTACTGACGGGCGCGGATACCGTGCTGGCAGACAACGCCCGCCTGACCGTGCGTCCTGATGAACTGGGGCTCAATGCCGAAATGAGCGCCTTGGCCGCCACGTGTCCACCCTTGCGCGTCCTGATTGACGGCCGCCTGCGTGTGCCGCTGGATGCGCCGTTCTTTCAGGCCGGCAGCGCGCTGGTGGTGACCTGTGCCGCCGCGTCGGCACGGGGCCGTTATCAGGAAGAAGGCCATGAAATGCTGGCGCTGGCCGACAGCGCGGGTCATGTGGACTTGCGCAAGCTTATGGGTGAACTGGCAAACCGTGGCGTCAACGAGGTGCTGGTCGAGGCCGGTCCGCGTCTGGCGGGTGCGTTTGCGCGTCTCGGGCTGGTCGACGAATTTCAGATTTTCATCGCCGGCAAGTTTCTCGGCTCATCGGCCCGGCCGCTGCTCGATCTGCCGCTGGCGCAGATGAGTGAAGCGCTGGAACTGCAGATCGTCGAAATGCGAGCCGTCGGCAATGACTGGCGAGTCATTGCTCTCCCTGTCTCTGCACCCGGCGTATAA
- a CDS encoding riboflavin synthase has product MFTGIIESIGSIRALTPKGGVVRVYVETGKLDLSDVKLGDSIAVNGVCLTAVELPGDGFWADVSRETLTVTAFVDLKSGSRVNLEKALTPTTRLGGHLVSGHVDGVGEIVSRAENARAIQFTVRAPRELAKYIAHKGSITVDGTSLTVNSVNGAEFELTIVPHTWSETIMADYQPGRKVNLEVDLLARYLERLLLGDKAAEPGHGTITESFLAENGYLKS; this is encoded by the coding sequence ATGTTTACCGGCATTATCGAATCAATCGGCAGCATCCGCGCCCTGACCCCCAAGGGTGGCGTCGTCCGCGTGTACGTGGAAACCGGCAAGCTCGACCTGAGTGACGTCAAACTCGGCGACAGCATCGCCGTGAATGGTGTGTGCCTGACCGCTGTCGAGTTGCCTGGCGACGGCTTCTGGGCTGACGTCAGCCGCGAAACCCTGACGGTTACCGCGTTCGTCGATCTCAAGAGCGGCAGCCGGGTCAATCTGGAGAAGGCCCTGACACCGACGACGCGTCTGGGCGGTCATCTGGTCAGCGGGCACGTCGACGGTGTCGGCGAAATCGTCTCCCGCGCCGAGAACGCCCGCGCCATTCAGTTTACGGTGCGTGCGCCGCGTGAACTGGCCAAATACATCGCTCACAAAGGCTCGATCACGGTCGACGGCACCAGCCTGACCGTCAACTCGGTCAATGGCGCCGAGTTCGAACTGACCATCGTGCCTCACACCTGGAGCGAAACCATCATGGCTGACTACCAGCCTGGCCGTAAGGTCAATCTGGAAGTGGATCTGCTGGCGCGCTATCTGGAGCGTCTGTTGCTGGGCGACAAGGCCGCCGAGCCGGGTCACGGCACGATCACCGAAAGCTTTCTGGCCGAGAACGGCTACCTGAAATCCTGA
- the ribBA gene encoding bifunctional 3,4-dihydroxy-2-butanone-4-phosphate synthase/GTP cyclohydrolase II has translation MALNSIEELVEDIRQGKMVILMDDEDRENEGDLIMAAECVKPEHINFMARFARGLICMPMTRERCETLKLPLMAPRNGSGFGTKFTVSIEAAEGVTTGISAADRARTVQAAAAREAKAEDIVSPGHIFPLMAQAGGTLARAGHTEAACDLARMAGFEPTGLICEVMNDDGTMSRRAELEAFAQEHDIKIGTIADLIHYRMIHERTVQRIAEQPMDSELGSFNLVTYRDSVEGDVHLALTLGKICAEEPTLVRVHNMDPLRDLLMVKQPGRWSLRAAMRAVNEAGSGVVLLLGHPLDGDVLLAHIRETAGQQPIKIPTTYSTVGAGSQILRDLGVRKMRLMSSPMKFNAISGFDLEVVEYVPSE, from the coding sequence GTGGCGCTCAACAGTATCGAAGAACTGGTTGAAGACATTCGCCAAGGCAAGATGGTCATCCTCATGGATGACGAAGACCGCGAGAACGAAGGCGACCTGATCATGGCCGCCGAGTGTGTAAAACCCGAGCACATCAACTTCATGGCGCGTTTCGCCCGTGGTCTGATTTGCATGCCGATGACTCGCGAGCGTTGCGAAACCCTCAAGCTGCCGTTGATGGCGCCGCGTAATGGCTCCGGTTTCGGCACCAAGTTCACCGTTTCCATCGAAGCCGCCGAAGGCGTGACCACCGGTATTTCCGCCGCCGACCGCGCACGCACCGTGCAGGCTGCCGCAGCCAGGGAAGCCAAGGCCGAAGACATCGTCAGCCCGGGGCACATCTTCCCGCTGATGGCTCAGGCTGGTGGCACCCTGGCGCGCGCCGGTCATACCGAAGCGGCCTGTGATCTGGCGCGCATGGCCGGTTTCGAGCCGACCGGCCTGATCTGCGAAGTCATGAACGACGACGGCACCATGTCGCGTCGCGCCGAACTCGAAGCATTTGCACAGGAACACGACATCAAGATCGGCACCATCGCCGACCTGATTCACTACCGGATGATCCACGAACGTACCGTTCAGCGGATTGCCGAGCAGCCGATGGACAGCGAACTGGGCAGTTTCAACCTGGTGACTTACCGCGATTCGGTCGAGGGCGATGTGCATCTGGCGCTGACCCTGGGCAAAATTTGCGCAGAAGAACCGACGCTGGTTCGCGTCCACAATATGGACCCGCTGCGTGACCTGCTGATGGTCAAACAGCCCGGCCGCTGGAGTCTGCGCGCCGCCATGCGTGCGGTTAACGAGGCCGGCAGTGGCGTGGTGCTGTTGCTCGGTCACCCGCTGGATGGCGATGTGTTGCTGGCGCATATCCGGGAAACCGCCGGGCAACAACCGATCAAGATACCGACCACGTACAGCACGGTCGGTGCCGGTTCGCAGATCCTGCGTGACCTCGGTGTGCGCAAAATGCGCCTGATGAGTTCACCCATGAAGTTCAATGCGATATCCGGTTTCGATCTGGAAGTTGTAGAATACGTGCCCTCCGAATAA
- the ribE gene encoding 6,7-dimethyl-8-ribityllumazine synthase, protein MTLKTIEGTFIAPQGRYALVVGRFNSFVVESLVSGAVDALVRHGVSESDITIIRAPGAFEIPLVVQKVAQRSEFSAIVALGAVIRGGTPHFEYVAGECVKGLSQVSMEFGIPVAFGVLTVDSIEQAIERSGTKAGNKGAEAALSAIEMVSLLSQLEAK, encoded by the coding sequence ATGACCTTGAAGACCATCGAAGGTACTTTCATCGCTCCCCAGGGCCGTTACGCTCTGGTGGTTGGCCGTTTCAACAGCTTCGTCGTGGAAAGCCTGGTTAGCGGTGCCGTTGATGCGCTGGTACGCCACGGCGTCAGCGAAAGCGACATCACCATCATCCGCGCGCCGGGTGCGTTCGAAATTCCGCTGGTCGTGCAGAAAGTTGCCCAGCGCAGCGAGTTCTCGGCCATCGTCGCGCTGGGCGCGGTGATTCGTGGCGGTACGCCGCACTTCGAATACGTGGCAGGCGAATGCGTCAAGGGCTTGTCTCAGGTGTCCATGGAATTCGGCATTCCGGTTGCCTTCGGTGTGTTGACGGTCGATTCGATCGAGCAGGCCATCGAGCGTTCCGGCACCAAGGCCGGCAACAAAGGCGCCGAAGCTGCGCTGTCCGCCATCGAAATGGTCAGTCTGCTGTCGCAGTTGGAGGCCAAGTGA
- the nusB gene encoding transcription antitermination factor NusB, producing MISDDTDQFNPRDAKSPEIAKGKSAKRREARQMATQALYQRHMAGHALNEIEAQFRVDNDFSNVDGTYFRELLHGVATNQTEIDAALAPCLDLTIEELDPIELAVLRLSTFELLKRIDVPYRVVINEGIELAKVYGSTDGHKFVNGVLDKLAPRLREVEVKAYKR from the coding sequence GTGATTTCCGACGATACCGACCAGTTCAACCCGCGCGACGCCAAATCGCCGGAAATCGCCAAAGGCAAGAGCGCCAAACGTCGGGAAGCGCGTCAGATGGCAACCCAGGCCTTGTATCAACGGCACATGGCTGGCCACGCGCTGAACGAAATCGAAGCACAGTTTCGCGTCGACAACGACTTCAGCAATGTTGACGGCACCTACTTCCGTGAGCTGCTGCACGGTGTGGCGACCAACCAGACCGAGATCGACGCTGCGCTGGCGCCTTGTCTCGATCTGACTATCGAAGAGCTCGATCCGATTGAACTGGCGGTCTTGCGCCTGTCCACGTTCGAATTGCTCAAGCGCATCGACGTGCCTTATCGCGTGGTGATCAATGAAGGCATCGAGCTGGCCAAAGTCTACGGCTCCACTGACGGGCACAAGTTCGTCAACGGTGTGCTGGACAAGCTGGCACCGCGCCTGCGTGAAGTCGAAGTGAAGGCCTACAAGCGCTGA
- the thiL gene encoding thiamine-phosphate kinase — MGEFELIRNYFAAAPCAQVGEDVALGIGDDCALLAVPPGEQLAISTDTLVAGVHFPDSCDPFLLGQRALAVSASDLAAMGARPVAFTLALTLPQVDADWLQAFARGLNLMAQGCTLRLIGGDTTRGPLSLTLTVFGAVPAGLALTRSGARAGDLLCVGGPLGDGAGALPLVLNQRCAEVSIAEPLLARYWSPQPQLALGQALRGRATSALDISDGLLADCGHIARASGVRLLIERDRLPISQPLLALLGLPAARHAALSGGDDYVLAFTLPPARLPDLQAAGWPVQVIGRVEVGQGVVLIDSAGADITPGIRGYQHFGDAQ; from the coding sequence ATGGGAGAGTTCGAGCTGATCCGCAATTACTTCGCTGCCGCGCCCTGTGCGCAGGTGGGCGAGGACGTTGCACTGGGGATTGGCGACGACTGCGCGCTGCTGGCGGTGCCGCCCGGCGAACAGTTGGCGATCTCCACCGACACCCTGGTGGCCGGGGTGCACTTTCCTGATAGCTGCGACCCTTTTCTGCTTGGCCAGCGTGCTCTCGCAGTGTCTGCCAGTGATCTGGCGGCCATGGGCGCTCGTCCCGTTGCCTTTACCCTGGCCTTGACCCTGCCGCAGGTCGATGCCGACTGGTTGCAGGCGTTCGCGCGTGGTTTGAACCTGATGGCGCAAGGCTGCACGCTGCGCCTGATCGGGGGCGACACCACGCGTGGCCCCTTGAGCCTGACGCTGACGGTGTTCGGCGCTGTACCGGCCGGGCTTGCCCTGACGCGCAGCGGCGCTCGCGCAGGCGACCTGTTGTGTGTCGGCGGCCCACTTGGCGATGGCGCAGGGGCGTTGCCGCTGGTACTGAATCAGCGCTGCGCCGAGGTTTCGATTGCCGAGCCGCTGCTGGCGCGGTACTGGTCGCCGCAACCGCAATTGGCGCTGGGTCAGGCATTGCGCGGCAGGGCAACGTCGGCGCTGGACATCTCCGACGGTCTGCTCGCAGATTGCGGGCACATCGCCCGTGCGTCGGGCGTCCGGTTGTTGATCGAGCGCGACAGGTTGCCGATATCGCAGCCTCTGCTGGCATTGCTCGGCTTGCCCGCCGCGCGACACGCCGCGCTGAGCGGCGGTGACGATTACGTTCTGGCGTTCACCCTGCCGCCCGCGCGACTCCCCGATTTACAGGCGGCCGGCTGGCCCGTGCAGGTGATCGGGCGGGTTGAGGTCGGGCAGGGCGTGGTCCTGATCGACAGTGCCGGTGCAGATATCACCCCCGGCATTCGTGGCTACCAGCATTTCGGCGACGCGCAGTGA